The following coding sequences lie in one Arachis stenosperma cultivar V10309 chromosome 5, arast.V10309.gnm1.PFL2, whole genome shotgun sequence genomic window:
- the LOC130980105 gene encoding universal stress protein A-like protein, giving the protein MGEVTRIMVAVNQSSLKGYPHPSISSKGAFEWTIKKIVRHNVASFNLLFLHVQVPDEDGFDDMDSIYASPDDFKRMKQRDRIRGAHLLEYFVNKCHEIGVGCQAWIKHGDPKEVICHEVKRVHPDFLVVGSRGLGPFQKVFVGTVSEFCVKHAECPVITIKRKADETPQDPVDD; this is encoded by the exons ATGGGGGAGGTGACTCGGATAATGGTGGCGGTGAACCAGTCGAGTTTGAAAGGGTACCCGCACCCTTCGATAAGCAGCAAAGGAGCATTCGAATGGACTATCAAGAAGATCGTTCGCCATAACGTCGCTTCCTTCAACCTTCTCTTTCTTCACGTTCAGGTTCCCGATGAAGATg GTTTTGATGACATGGATAGTATCTATGCCTCACCTGACGATTTTAAAAGGATGAAGCAGAGAGATAGGATTAGAGGGGCTCATCTGCTGGAATACTTTGTCAATAAGTGTCATGAAATTGGG GTGGGCTGTCAAGCTTGGATAAAGCATGGTGATCCGAAGGAAGTCATCTGCCATGAGGTGAAACGCGTGCATCCCGATTTTCTGGTTGTTGGCAGCCGTGGTCTCGGCCCTTTCCAAAA GGTTTTTGTTGGCACTGTGAGTGAATTCTGTGTGAAACATGCTGAGTGCCCTGTAATTACTATCAAGCGCAAAGCAGATGAAACTCCCCAGGATCCGGTTGATGATTGA
- the LOC130980104 gene encoding PWWP domain-containing protein 6-like: MSMVKNGPEVPAEGSLPSQEEPRDQGLEQEKEEELKEHSSVVVENGGGKENGDGVVEVLNSSVLETKVSVKLKGSDSDSEMNGVSSLLQMRGTGESRDASHEAEKLDSIDGSRKRVADGDDGLKEGASVGIGGGEERSDGKKSEEEVKDDDDGKIVTRDVPIVETSENVDDEVEELSDGGHVFAVGDFVWGKIKSHPWWPGRIYDPSDASDLALKLKQKNRQLLVAYFGDGTFAWCHPSQLKLFEENFDDMAKQSTTKAFVNAVQEAVNQVGMLLDMKMSRAFLVNESMPGFTLPLAKNAGIKTGTLVPENGVERLLAVPMEPLELLAQVKQAAEMIAVASILELETLKAQLSAFYLARGGYKLARFEDPQPVLGLEDKLTDETVYAGNGKSAVEVPVQGPFGEDYSASPMSLKVGASGNSQGPSGNTPNHRRKQKSMAEIMGEDKDVLSMNKEGDETDETLNAFVFTGRKRRRDREVAMSSKPVRERKELRVDTVANLQNAENKGSGGKQNSDKGWSPKSGELKEAFDGENISSGSRKENTTEGNTKEQNEKGSLLRERKLSKYLSPPFTTSLEHLASGRAAGQPSPRILKCNGETFKENPTKDVAVGFVLSDGPNHQTQIDEEEKTIDLKKIQVTPFEVLSEFRHAAVSPQISRDSDSLEALVDFISVFRSSLYRHGSLYKVYKECRPGRKRKKSETDQPDHLSPNNEFGPRKRRKRKGTENTSPAELIVSFWPGCTLPSKSDIVAIYSKFGDLNEAETNMFRTNYTARVCFLRASDAENALKQSQITNPFGSSDVTFQLKYLSSSSDWSKSERSASTKEYNTTLAVSLPKGNEASKFNYIREKLQVLTSMLEASDGESHEEAKNKVVSGMKDLLDDVDKIVGFSSS, translated from the coding sequence ATGAGCATGGTTAAAAATGGGCCCGAGGTACCTGCTGAGGGTTCATTACCTTCACAGGAAGAACCCAGGGATCAGGGTTTAGAGCAGGAAAAGGAGGAGGAACTCAAGGAACATTCTTCTGTTGTTGTTGAGAATGGTGGTGGTAAGGAAAATGGTGATGGAGTTGTTGAAGTTCTCAATAGCAGTGTCTTAGAGACCAAGGTTTCAGTAAAATTGAAGGGGAGTGATTCTGATTCTGAGATGAATGGTGTGTCATCTTTGTTGCAAATGAGGGGAACTGGTGAAAGCCGGGATGCTTCTCACGAAGCCGAGAAATTGGATTCGATCGATGGCTCTCGGAAGAGAGTGGCAGACGGTGATGATGGTCTGAAAGAGGGTGCTTCCGTGGGGATCGGCGGTGGTGAAGAGAGAAGTGATGGAAAGAAGAGCGAGGAGGAAgtaaaagatgatgatgatgggaaAATTGTGACTAGAGATGTGCCAATTGTGGAGACCAGTGAGAATGTAGATGATGAAGTGGAGGAACTAAGTGATGGAGGACATGTATTTGCTGTTGGTGATTTTGTTTGGGGAAAAATTAAGAGTCATCCGTGGTGGCCCGGCCGGATTTATGATCCTTCAGATGCTTCAGACTTAGCTTTGAAGTTGAAACAAAAGAATCGGCAGCTCCTTGTAGCCTATTTCGGGGATGGAACATTTGCTTGGTGCCATCCTTCTCAACTGAAGCTGTTTGAGGAAAACTTTGATGATATGGCAAAGCAAAGTACCACCAAAGCTTTTGTCAATGCTGTACAAGAAGCTGTGAATCAGGTTGGAATGCTTCTTGATATGAAGATGAGTCGTGCGTTTCTTGTAAATGAATCTATGCCTGGATTCACTCTACCATTGGCAAAGAATGCTGGAATCAAGACAGGAACTCTTGTGCCGGAAAATGGTGTAGAGAGACTTTTGGCCGTTCCAATGGAACCGCTGGAGCTACTTGCTCAAGTGAAACAAGCTGCTGAAATGATCGCTGTTGCTAGTATTCTGGAGCTGGAGACATTAAAGGCTCAGCTTTCGGCGTTTTATCTAGCACGAGGAGGTTATAAATTAGCTCGTTTTGAGGATCCCCAGCCAGTTCTTGGACTCGAAGATAAATTGACGGATGAAACAGTTTATGCAGGCAATGGTAAGAGTGCAGTGGAAGTGCCTGTCCAAGGGCCATTTGGGGAGGACTATTCTGCCTCTCCGATGAGCCTGAAAGTCGGTGCATCTGGTAACTCTCAAGGGCCTTCTGGAAATACACCAAACCATAGAAGGAAGCAGAAAAGCATGGCTGAAATTATGGGGGAGGACAAAGATGTACTTTCCATGAACAAGGAGGGGGACGAAACTGACGAAACTTTAAATGCATTTGTGTTCACTGgtaggaaaagaagaagagaccGTGAGGTTGCAATGTCATCGAAACCAGTTCGGGAGAGAAAAGAATTGCGTGTAGATACTGTGGCAAATCTACAGAATGCTGAGAACAAAGGCAGTGGGGGCAAGCAGAACAGCGACAAGGGCTGGTCGCCGAAATCAGGAGAGTTGAAAGAAGCTTTTGATGGTGAAAACATTAGCAGCGGTAGCAGAAAGGAGAATACTACAGAAGGGAATACCAAAGAACAGAATGAGAAGGGTTCTTTGTTAAGAGAAAGGAAGTTAAGCAAGTACTTGTCCCCTCCCTTCACTACTTCCCTTGAACATCTAGCATCGGGCAGGGCTGCTGGCCAGCCTTCTCCTCGAATTCTGAAGTGTAATGGCGAGACGTTTAAGGAGAATCCCACAAAGGATGTTGCTGTTGGGTTCGTGCTTTCTGATGGCCCAAATCACCAAACTCAGATAGATGAAGAGGAGAAGACCATCGATCTTAAGAAAATTCAGGTCACTCCTTTTGAAGTCCTGTCTGAATTCCGGCATGCAGCTGTTAGTCCTCAAATTTCTCGGGACAGCGACTCTCTTGAAGCACTTGTGGACTTCATTTCTGTCTTCAGAAGCTCATTGTATCGCCACGGATCCCTATACAAGGTGTACAAAGAATGTCGACCTGGAAGGAAGAGAAAGAAGTCAGAAACCGATCAACCAGATCACCTGTCACCTAACAATGAGTTTGGGCCTAGGAAGCGAAGAAAGAGGAAGGGAACTGAAAACACTTCACCGGCGGAGCTTATTGTGTCATTCTGGCCAGGGTGCACTCTACCTTCAAAATCTGACATCGTCGCGATTTACAGCAAGTTTGGGGATCTGAATGAGGCTGAAACTAACATGTTCCGAACAAATTACACCGCTAGAGTGTGCTTCCTAAGAGCTTCTGATGCTGAAAATGCCTTAAAGCAATCACAAATCACCAACCCTTTTGGATCCTCTGATGTAACTTTTCAACTCAAGTATCTTTCTTCTTCCAGTGATTGGTCCAAGTCCGAACGTTCAGCATCAACCAAGGAGTACAATACCACCTTGGCTGTTTCACTTCCAAAGGGAAATGAAGCATCCAAATTCAACTACATAAGAGAGAAGCTTCAGGTTCTGACCTCAATGCTGGAAGCATCAGATGGAGAATCACATGAAGAAGCGAAGAACAAGGTTGTTAGTGGGATGAAGGATCTTTTGGACGATGTGGACAAAATTGTTGGATTCTCTTCATCCTAG